The following proteins are co-located in the Pseudomonas sp. DY-1 genome:
- a CDS encoding fused response regulator/phosphatase translates to MPSPLTILIAEDNAADRLLLSTIVNRQGHRALTAANGREAVALFQQEQPQLVLMDALMPVMDGFEAARQIKQLAGEALVPIIFLTSLTENEALVRCLEAGGDDFLAKPYNRVILEAKIKALDRLRRLQDTVLQQRDLIARHNEHLVTEQRVAKAVFDKVAHSGCLSAPNIRYLQSPYALFNGDLLLAAYKPSGGMHVLLGDFTGHGLPAAIGAMPLAEVFYGMTAKGYAMADILREMNAKLKRILPVGVFCCATFLNLSFQRRLVEVWNGGLPEGYLRRADSGELVPLVSRHLPLGVLDQGSFNAHFESYPIETGDRIFLVSDGVLETRNDSDETFGDQRLREVFNANGDGNRLFDEIQLALSAFRGHAQDDVSMIEVRMLDDSTERAKLAFTDSGQASPLDWSASFEFRAQTLKRFNPLPFLLQLLLEVQGLRDQGGALYTVLAELYSNALEHGVLGLDSSLKRNAEGFARYYRERSERLAGLDDGYVRFNLQLVPEGRGGRLLVHVEDSGKGFDLGTVLAREPMMDGLCGRGLTLIRQLAAYCEPAEDGRGIRVEFRWPVKA, encoded by the coding sequence ATGCCGTCGCCGCTGACGATCCTGATTGCCGAGGACAACGCAGCGGATAGGCTGCTGCTGTCCACCATTGTCAACCGCCAGGGCCACCGGGCCCTGACGGCCGCCAATGGCCGCGAGGCCGTGGCGCTGTTCCAGCAAGAACAGCCGCAACTGGTGCTGATGGATGCCCTGATGCCCGTGATGGATGGCTTCGAAGCTGCCCGCCAGATCAAGCAGCTGGCCGGCGAAGCCCTGGTGCCGATCATCTTCCTCACCTCCCTCACCGAGAACGAGGCATTGGTGCGTTGCCTGGAGGCGGGCGGGGATGACTTCCTCGCCAAGCCCTACAACCGCGTCATCCTCGAAGCCAAAATCAAGGCGCTCGACCGTCTGCGCCGTCTGCAAGACACAGTGCTGCAGCAGCGTGACCTGATCGCCCGGCATAACGAACACCTAGTCACCGAACAGCGGGTGGCCAAGGCGGTGTTTGACAAGGTGGCGCACTCCGGCTGCCTGAGTGCCCCGAACATCCGCTATCTGCAATCGCCCTATGCGCTGTTCAATGGCGACCTGTTACTGGCCGCCTACAAGCCCTCGGGTGGCATGCATGTGCTGCTCGGCGACTTCACCGGCCATGGTCTGCCGGCAGCCATTGGTGCCATGCCGCTGGCCGAGGTGTTCTACGGCATGACCGCCAAGGGTTATGCCATGGCCGACATCCTGCGGGAGATGAACGCCAAGCTGAAACGCATCCTGCCGGTTGGCGTGTTCTGCTGTGCGACCTTCCTCAACCTGAGTTTCCAGCGGCGTTTGGTCGAGGTATGGAACGGCGGCCTTCCCGAAGGGTATCTGCGCCGCGCCGATAGCGGCGAACTGGTGCCGCTCGTGTCGCGCCACCTGCCGTTGGGCGTGCTTGACCAGGGCAGTTTCAATGCGCATTTCGAGTCTTATCCCATCGAAACGGGCGACCGCATCTTCCTGGTCTCGGACGGGGTGCTGGAAACCCGTAATGACAGCGACGAAACCTTTGGGGACCAGCGCTTGCGCGAAGTCTTCAATGCCAATGGCGACGGCAACCGGCTGTTCGACGAAATCCAGCTGGCCCTGAGCGCCTTCCGGGGCCATGCCCAGGACGACGTGAGCATGATCGAAGTGCGCATGCTCGATGACTCCACCGAGCGTGCCAAGCTGGCCTTCACCGACAGCGGCCAGGCCAGCCCGCTTGACTGGTCTGCCTCTTTCGAGTTTCGCGCCCAGACGCTTAAACGCTTCAACCCGCTGCCCTTCCTCCTGCAGTTGCTGCTGGAGGTCCAGGGGCTGCGCGACCAGGGGGGAGCGCTTTATACGGTGTTGGCTGAGCTTTACTCCAATGCATTGGAGCACGGCGTACTGGGGCTGGATTCTTCCCTCAAGCGCAACGCCGAAGGTTTCGCCCGCTATTATCGCGAGCGCAGCGAACGCCTTGCCGGGCTGGACGATGGCTACGTGCGCTTCAATCTGCAGCTGGTCCCGGAGGGCAGGGGAGGGCGCTTGCTGGTGCATGTGGAAGACAGCGGCAAAGGCTTCGACCTGGGGACTGTCCTGGCTCGTGAGCCAATGATGGACGGCCTCTGCGGCCGCGGCCTGACCCTGATCAGGCAGCTCGCCGCCTATTGTGAGCCCGCCGAGGATGGCAGGGGCATACGCGTCGAATTCCGCTGGCCCGTTAAGGCATAA
- a CDS encoding Hpt domain-containing protein, whose translation MSDIHLDHSVLSALRDVMEDEFPVLLDTFLADSTERLRQIRQANAASDSQALRLAAHSFKGSCSNMGALELASLCKQLEDMARRDQLSDAPGVILLIEQEFLIVRDLLQDARSGLAH comes from the coding sequence TTGTCCGATATCCATCTCGACCATTCAGTGCTGTCCGCCTTGCGGGACGTCATGGAGGACGAGTTTCCGGTGCTGCTGGATACCTTCCTGGCGGACTCGACGGAGCGCTTGCGACAGATCCGTCAGGCCAACGCCGCGTCCGATAGCCAGGCCCTGCGCCTGGCCGCCCACAGCTTCAAGGGTAGCTGCAGCAACATGGGGGCCCTTGAGCTGGCGAGCCTGTGCAAGCAACTGGAGGACATGGCCCGCCGTGACCAGCTGTCCGATGCGCCAGGCGTCATCCTGCTGATCGAGCAGGAATTCCTCATCGTCCGTGATCTCTTGCAGGACGCGCGAAGCGGGCTGGCGCACTGA
- a CDS encoding flagellar hook-length control protein FliK has protein sequence MPVAPDLLLQARPEVKPKAPAAKAPEKPAETNKGEASSFAQMYAKERQAKAVERSEAAARQAKTRSDEAASQEKPAADPATNQPAVAESGKPLPGEEDGATQEKPDESVMDPLLLMAMTGQPPADAASVVADSSGETLPALPVTPQVTSSAPATLTEASLDPDLDQLNGLPAVKMALDQGAQAAQQAQSATTQAAQTAPTADQDFADALAAFADKPLETGEGKLDKALSSTELSVELTEGLGENKGEVRNELLASRLNALSQSISQHTAQAQRAPALVPGQPVAMQQGGWSEAVVDRVMWLSSQNLKSAEIQLDPQELGRLEVRVHMTQDQTQVTFASPNANVRDALEGQMHRLRDMFAQQGMNQPDVNVSDQSLNRGWQGQGGDGERRSGGGRADFGGGGDEEISVSHSEIRPASAGGGRGLVDFYA, from the coding sequence ATGCCCGTTGCCCCCGATCTGCTTCTTCAGGCCAGGCCTGAAGTGAAGCCGAAAGCACCGGCCGCAAAAGCCCCGGAAAAACCGGCGGAAACCAACAAGGGCGAGGCTTCCAGCTTCGCCCAGATGTACGCGAAAGAACGCCAGGCAAAAGCTGTCGAACGGAGCGAGGCGGCTGCAAGGCAAGCCAAGACCAGGTCGGATGAGGCAGCTAGCCAGGAAAAGCCGGCGGCAGATCCTGCCACCAACCAGCCGGCGGTTGCCGAAAGCGGCAAGCCGTTGCCGGGCGAGGAAGACGGTGCAACCCAGGAGAAACCGGATGAGTCGGTGATGGACCCGCTGCTGCTCATGGCAATGACCGGCCAACCGCCTGCCGATGCCGCGTCGGTAGTGGCGGATAGTTCCGGCGAAACGCTACCGGCACTGCCCGTGACACCACAGGTGACCAGCAGTGCTCCGGCGACCCTGACCGAAGCCAGCCTCGATCCGGACCTGGACCAGCTCAATGGCTTGCCGGCCGTGAAAATGGCACTGGACCAGGGCGCTCAGGCCGCCCAGCAGGCGCAAAGCGCGACCACCCAGGCGGCGCAGACAGCGCCGACCGCAGATCAGGACTTCGCCGATGCCCTGGCGGCCTTCGCCGACAAGCCGCTGGAGACCGGTGAGGGCAAGCTGGACAAGGCCCTGTCATCCACCGAGCTGTCGGTGGAACTGACGGAAGGCCTTGGCGAAAACAAAGGTGAAGTGCGCAACGAGTTGCTGGCCAGTCGTCTCAATGCGCTGAGCCAGTCCATCAGCCAGCACACTGCCCAGGCCCAGCGCGCGCCGGCACTGGTGCCCGGACAGCCGGTTGCCATGCAGCAGGGCGGCTGGAGCGAGGCGGTCGTGGACCGCGTGATGTGGCTGTCCAGCCAGAACCTCAAGTCCGCTGAGATCCAGCTCGATCCACAGGAATTGGGGCGACTCGAGGTACGCGTGCATATGACCCAGGATCAGACCCAGGTAACCTTCGCCAGTCCCAACGCCAACGTTCGCGATGCCCTGGAAGGGCAGATGCATCGACTGCGCGATATGTTCGCCCAGCAGGGCATGAACCAGCCCGACGTGAACGTTTCCGACCAGTCGCTCAACCGTGGCTGGCAGGGGCAGGGTGGCGACGGCGAGCGGCGCTCCGGCGGTGGCCGTGCCGACTTTGGCGGTGGGGGCGATGAGGAAATCAGCGTGAGCCATAGCGAGATCCGCCCGGCCAGCGCGGGTGGTGGACGCGGATTGGTGGACTTCTACGCCTGA
- the fliL gene encoding flagellar basal body-associated protein FliL, translating to MAKKEAKAPAEGAVAGGKSKLKLIILGVVALLLAIGLSVGATWFFLSRGDKAAEPAKEEAAAVAPTKQPAIYQELAPAFVVNFSQNGRQRYMQVSVALMARDQAEMDALKVHMPVLRNKLVMLFSSQSFDNLVTPVGKEMLRQQATATVQELAKQETGAITVEQVLFTNFVLQ from the coding sequence ATGGCGAAGAAAGAAGCGAAGGCCCCGGCAGAGGGCGCTGTGGCAGGCGGCAAGAGCAAGCTGAAGCTCATTATCCTGGGCGTCGTGGCGTTGTTGCTGGCGATCGGTCTGTCGGTCGGCGCCACCTGGTTCTTCCTCAGTCGCGGCGACAAGGCCGCTGAGCCGGCCAAGGAAGAAGCCGCGGCCGTAGCGCCGACCAAACAGCCCGCCATCTATCAAGAGCTGGCACCAGCCTTCGTAGTCAATTTCAGCCAGAACGGTCGCCAGCGCTACATGCAGGTCAGCGTCGCGTTGATGGCCCGTGACCAGGCCGAGATGGATGCACTCAAAGTGCACATGCCGGTTCTGCGCAACAAGCTGGTCATGCTGTTCTCCAGCCAGAGCTTCGACAACCTGGTCACTCCGGTGGGCAAGGAAATGCTGCGCCAGCAGGCCACCGCCACCGTGCAGGAGCTGGCCAAGCAGGAAACCGGGGCGATCACCGTCGAGCAAGTGCTCTTCACCAACTTCGTACTGCAGTAG
- the fliM gene encoding flagellar motor switch protein FliM: MAVQDLLSQDEIDALLHGVDDGLVETETDADPASVKSYDLTSQDRIVRGRMPTLEMINERFARYTRISMFNLLRRSADVAVGGVQVMKFGEYVHSLYVPTSLNLVKMKPLRGTSLFILDAKLVFKLVDNFFGGDGRHAKIEGREFTPTELRVVRMVLDQAFVDLAEAWHAVMDVNFEYINSEVNPALANIVSPSEVVVVSTFHIELDGGGGDLHITMPYSMIEPIREMLDAGFQSDVDDQDERWIKALREDILDVSVPVAATVVRRQLKLRDILHMQPGDVIPVELPEHMIMRANGVPAFKAKLGSHKGNLSLQILEPIERQR; the protein is encoded by the coding sequence ATGGCTGTTCAAGACCTGCTGTCCCAGGATGAGATCGACGCGCTACTGCACGGTGTCGATGACGGCCTGGTTGAAACCGAAACCGACGCGGACCCTGCCAGCGTCAAGAGTTATGACCTGACGAGCCAGGACCGCATCGTCCGGGGGCGCATGCCGACCCTGGAAATGATCAACGAGCGCTTCGCCCGTTATACCCGCATCAGCATGTTCAACCTGCTGCGTCGTTCCGCGGACGTGGCGGTGGGCGGTGTGCAGGTGATGAAGTTCGGCGAGTACGTGCACTCGCTCTATGTGCCCACCAGTCTCAACCTGGTGAAGATGAAGCCCCTGCGCGGCACCTCGCTGTTCATCCTCGATGCGAAGCTGGTGTTCAAGCTGGTGGACAACTTCTTCGGTGGCGACGGTCGTCACGCCAAGATCGAGGGGCGTGAGTTCACGCCCACCGAATTGCGCGTCGTGCGCATGGTGCTGGACCAGGCCTTCGTCGACCTGGCCGAGGCCTGGCACGCAGTGATGGATGTGAACTTCGAGTACATCAACTCGGAAGTGAACCCGGCCCTGGCCAACATCGTCAGCCCCAGCGAAGTGGTGGTTGTATCCACATTCCACATTGAGCTGGATGGTGGTGGCGGCGACCTGCACATCACCATGCCGTACTCGATGATCGAGCCCATCCGCGAGATGCTCGACGCCGGCTTCCAATCCGACGTCGATGACCAGGACGAGCGTTGGATCAAGGCGCTGCGTGAGGACATCCTCGACGTCAGCGTGCCGGTGGCCGCCACCGTAGTACGTCGCCAACTCAAATTGCGAGACATCCTGCACATGCAGCCCGGCGATGTGATCCCGGTGGAGCTGCCCGAGCACATGATCATGCGCGCCAATGGCGTGCCGGCCTTCAAGGCCAAGCTGGGATCGCACAAGGGCAATCTGTCCCTGCAGATCCTCGAACCGATCGAACGCCAGCGCTGA
- the fliN gene encoding flagellar motor switch protein FliN: protein MANDMDTTPEEQALADEWAAALAEAGDASQDDIDALMNQGSTAPSSPRAPMEEFGSVPKASGPVSLDGPNLDVILDIPVSISMEVGNTDITIRNLLQLNQGSVIELDRLAGEPLDVLVNGTLIAHGEVVVVNEKFGIRLTDVISPSERIKKLR from the coding sequence ATGGCAAACGACATGGACACTACCCCAGAAGAACAGGCCCTGGCCGATGAGTGGGCCGCGGCCCTGGCCGAAGCCGGTGATGCTTCCCAGGACGATATCGACGCGCTGATGAATCAGGGCAGCACAGCTCCCAGTTCGCCACGCGCGCCGATGGAGGAGTTCGGCAGCGTACCCAAGGCCAGCGGTCCGGTAAGCCTCGACGGCCCGAACCTTGACGTGATCCTGGATATCCCGGTGTCCATTTCCATGGAAGTGGGCAACACCGACATCACCATCCGTAACCTGCTGCAGCTCAACCAGGGCTCGGTGATCGAGCTTGACCGCCTGGCCGGCGAGCCGCTGGACGTGCTGGTCAATGGAACCCTGATCGCCCATGGCGAAGTGGTGGTGGTCAACGAGAAGTTCGGTATCCGGCTGACCGATGTGATCAGCCCGAGTGAACGCATCAAGAAGCTGCGCTGA
- the fliO gene encoding flagellar biosynthetic protein FliO, with product MHRFLLAGLSLLPISGIAAETAVTTPASATAATQAGSGMAAQLGQLAIGLLLVVGLIFLLAWLLRRVQQLGPRGGQVIKLVASQALGPRDRLVLVQVGGEQILLGISAGRITPLHVLKEPVQQADAEAASPEFAQRLMELLGKDKH from the coding sequence ATGCACCGTTTTCTTCTTGCCGGGCTGTCGCTTCTGCCCATCAGCGGCATTGCCGCCGAAACCGCTGTGACCACTCCGGCATCCGCTACGGCGGCTACCCAGGCTGGAAGCGGTATGGCTGCGCAACTGGGGCAACTGGCCATCGGCCTGTTGCTGGTGGTCGGACTGATTTTCCTGCTTGCCTGGCTTCTGCGTCGGGTGCAGCAACTCGGGCCGCGTGGGGGCCAGGTGATCAAGCTGGTAGCCAGTCAGGCATTGGGTCCGCGTGATCGGCTGGTGCTGGTGCAGGTGGGGGGTGAGCAGATCCTGCTCGGCATCAGTGCTGGACGCATCACGCCGCTGCATGTACTGAAAGAGCCCGTGCAACAGGCTGACGCCGAGGCGGCTAGCCCGGAATTCGCTCAACGACTGATGGAACTGCTCGGCAAGGACAAGCATTGA
- the fliP gene encoding flagellar type III secretion system pore protein FliP (The bacterial flagellar biogenesis protein FliP forms a type III secretion system (T3SS)-type pore required for flagellar assembly.) — protein MPRLLIALLLVLAAPLALGADNPLSVPAITLSTNPEGQQEYSVSLQILLIMTALSFIPAFVMLMTSFTRIIIVFSILRQALGLQQTPSNQILIGLALFLTMFIMAPVFDQVNREALQPYLNEQMTAQDAIAKAEVPIKNFMLAQTRASDLDLFMRLSKRTDIPSPDAAPLTILVPAFVTSELKTAFQIGFMIFIPFLIIDLVVASVLMAMGMMMLSPLIISLPFKIMLFVLVDGWALIIGTLAGSFGGV, from the coding sequence ATGCCCCGCCTCCTCATTGCGCTGCTGCTGGTGCTGGCTGCGCCCCTGGCCCTTGGCGCCGACAATCCGCTGTCGGTGCCCGCCATTACCTTGTCCACCAATCCCGAAGGTCAGCAGGAATACTCGGTAAGCCTGCAGATCCTGCTGATCATGACGGCGCTGAGCTTCATTCCTGCGTTCGTCATGCTGATGACCAGCTTTACCCGAATCATCATCGTCTTCTCCATCCTGCGCCAGGCGCTTGGTCTGCAGCAGACGCCGTCGAACCAGATCCTCATCGGCCTGGCACTGTTCCTGACGATGTTCATCATGGCGCCGGTATTCGACCAGGTGAACCGCGAGGCGCTGCAGCCCTATCTCAATGAGCAGATGACGGCCCAGGACGCGATAGCGAAAGCTGAAGTGCCGATCAAGAACTTCATGCTGGCGCAGACTCGCGCCAGCGACCTCGACCTGTTCATGCGCCTGTCCAAGCGTACTGATATACCCAGCCCGGATGCTGCGCCGCTGACCATCCTGGTCCCGGCATTCGTCACCTCCGAGTTGAAGACAGCATTCCAGATCGGCTTCATGATCTTCATCCCCTTCCTGATCATCGACCTGGTGGTGGCCAGTGTGCTGATGGCAATGGGCATGATGATGCTCTCGCCCCTGATCATCTCCCTGCCGTTCAAGATCATGCTCTTCGTCCTGGTGGACGGCTGGGCGTTGATCATCGGCACCCTTGCCGGCAGTTTCGGCGGCGTCTAG
- the fliQ gene encoding flagellar biosynthesis protein FliQ, with translation MTPEVAIDLFRDALWLTCIIVGILVVPSLVVGLIVAMFQAATQINEQTLSFLPRLLVMLLTLIWVGPWLTRQLMEYIQTLYQNIPMLIG, from the coding sequence ATGACTCCGGAAGTTGCAATCGACCTGTTCCGTGATGCGCTCTGGCTGACCTGCATCATCGTCGGGATCCTGGTGGTGCCGAGCCTGGTGGTCGGCCTGATCGTGGCCATGTTCCAGGCCGCCACGCAGATCAACGAACAGACCCTGAGCTTCCTGCCGCGTCTGTTGGTGATGCTGCTCACCCTGATCTGGGTCGGCCCCTGGCTGACCCGCCAACTGATGGAGTACATCCAGACGCTCTATCAGAACATCCCGATGCTGATCGGCTGA
- the fliR gene encoding flagellar biosynthetic protein FliR yields the protein MLELSDAQIGGWIGSFLLPLFRIAALLMTMPIIGTQLVPTRVRLYLALAIAVVLVPTLPPMPQVDAINLGNILLVGEQILVGALLGFVLQLFFHAFVVAGQIISMQMGLGFASMVDPTNGVSVPVLGQFYLMLVTLLFLSMNGHLVVFEILAESFVTLPVGGGLLTNHHWEVAGKLGWVMGAGLLLSLPAITALLVVNLAFGVMTRAAPQLNIFSIGFPLTLALGLVIVWIGMADILSQYQVLASDALQLMRELARAR from the coding sequence ATGCTCGAACTCAGCGACGCGCAGATCGGCGGCTGGATCGGCAGCTTCCTGCTGCCGTTGTTCCGCATTGCCGCGCTGTTGATGACCATGCCGATCATCGGCACGCAGCTCGTGCCGACACGCGTTCGCCTGTACCTGGCGCTGGCGATTGCCGTGGTGCTGGTGCCCACGCTGCCCCCCATGCCGCAGGTCGACGCCATCAACCTCGGCAACATCCTGCTGGTGGGCGAGCAGATTCTGGTGGGCGCCTTACTCGGTTTCGTGCTGCAACTGTTCTTCCACGCCTTCGTGGTGGCGGGGCAGATCATCTCCATGCAGATGGGCCTGGGCTTCGCCTCCATGGTCGACCCCACCAACGGTGTTTCGGTGCCGGTGCTTGGCCAGTTCTACCTGATGCTGGTAACCCTGTTGTTCCTCTCCATGAACGGCCATCTTGTGGTCTTCGAGATACTCGCCGAGAGCTTCGTCACCCTGCCGGTAGGCGGCGGCTTGCTGACCAATCATCACTGGGAAGTGGCCGGCAAGCTCGGCTGGGTGATGGGGGCAGGGTTGCTGCTGTCGCTGCCAGCGATCACCGCGCTGCTGGTGGTCAACCTGGCCTTCGGCGTGATGACCCGCGCAGCACCCCAGCTGAACATCTTCTCCATCGGCTTCCCACTGACCCTGGCGCTGGGCCTTGTGATCGTCTGGATCGGCATGGCCGACATCCTCTCCCAGTACCAGGTACTGGCCAGTGACGCCCTGCAGCTCATGCGTGAGCTGGCGAGGGCGCGATGA
- the flhB gene encoding flagellar biosynthesis protein FlhB has protein sequence MAESESGADKSEEPTGKRLREAREKGQIARSRELNTLAVTLAGAGGLLATGGGIADMLMKLMHSNFDLPREVLMDERSMGLFLLTSGKMALDALLPLLITLLVVSIVGPISLGGWLFSTEALMPKFSRMNPLSGLKRMFSLHALAELLKALAKFALILLVALAVLNSDRDDLLAIAHEPLDMAILHSVQVVGWSAVWLACGLILIAAVDVPFQLWDNKQKLMMTKQEVRDEYKDSEGKPEVKSRIRRLQREMAERRMMASVPQADVVITNPTHFAVALKYDAEKGGAPLLLAKGNDFTALKIREIAQENQVTVLESPALARAVYYSTELDQEIPAGLYLAVAQVLAYVYQLKQFRSGRGKRPAPLNNLPIPPDLRRDE, from the coding sequence ATGGCAGAAAGTGAGAGCGGGGCGGATAAGAGCGAGGAACCCACAGGGAAACGGCTGCGGGAGGCCCGCGAGAAGGGCCAGATCGCCCGTTCCCGGGAGCTGAATACCTTAGCCGTGACCCTGGCTGGCGCGGGTGGCCTCCTCGCAACCGGTGGTGGCATTGCCGACATGCTGATGAAGCTGATGCACAGCAACTTCGACTTGCCGCGCGAGGTTCTGATGGATGAGCGCAGCATGGGGTTGTTCCTGCTCACCTCGGGCAAGATGGCGCTGGACGCTTTGCTGCCGCTGTTGATAACCCTATTGGTGGTATCCATCGTCGGCCCGATTTCCCTGGGCGGCTGGCTGTTCTCGACCGAAGCGCTGATGCCCAAGTTCAGTCGCATGAACCCGCTTTCCGGGCTCAAGCGAATGTTCTCCCTGCATGCACTGGCGGAACTGCTCAAGGCGTTGGCCAAATTCGCACTCATCCTGCTGGTGGCGCTCGCGGTGCTCAATTCAGACCGTGACGATCTTCTCGCCATTGCCCATGAGCCCTTGGACATGGCCATCCTGCACAGCGTCCAGGTAGTGGGCTGGAGTGCTGTCTGGCTCGCCTGCGGCCTGATCCTGATTGCCGCCGTGGACGTGCCCTTCCAGCTTTGGGACAACAAGCAGAAGCTGATGATGACCAAGCAGGAAGTGCGCGACGAGTACAAGGACTCCGAGGGCAAGCCTGAGGTCAAGTCGCGTATCCGCCGACTTCAGCGGGAGATGGCCGAGCGGCGCATGATGGCCTCCGTGCCTCAGGCCGACGTCGTCATCACCAACCCGACTCACTTCGCCGTGGCGTTGAAGTACGACGCCGAAAAGGGCGGCGCGCCGCTGCTGCTGGCCAAGGGTAATGACTTCACCGCACTGAAGATCCGCGAGATTGCCCAGGAGAACCAGGTGACGGTGCTGGAGTCCCCGGCCCTGGCGCGGGCGGTGTATTACTCCACCGAACTGGACCAGGAAATCCCCGCCGGACTCTACCTTGCCGTTGCCCAGGTCCTGGCCTACGTCTATCAACTCAAGCAATTCCGTTCCGGCCGCGGCAAGCGCCCGGCGCCGCTGAACAACCTGCCGATCCCGCCGGATTTGCGGCGGGATGAGTGA